The Chanos chanos chromosome 6, fChaCha1.1, whole genome shotgun sequence genome includes a region encoding these proteins:
- the trim3a gene encoding tripartite motif-containing protein 3 isoform X1: MSVSMAKRESDSTSPVVRQIDKQFLVCSICLERYHNPKVLPCLHTFCERCLQNYIPPQSLTLSCPVCRQTSILPEKGVAALQNNFFITNLMEVLQREPECTQPESCSVLESVSAAASGQPLSCPNHEGKVMEFYCESCETAMCLECTEGEHREHVTVPLRDVLEQHKAALKNQLDTIRNRLPQLTTAITQVEEISKQLIERKTEAVTQINSTFEELERALHQRKTALITDLENICSGKQKVLRTQLAALQQGKENILSSCTFTEQALSHGSATEILLVQKQMGERVSTLARHAFPEQPHENGHLECQVETEGLRRSIQNLGVLLTTSAVGHTSVATGEGLRHAAVGQHTTVTVTTKDKSGELVKTGNAALSAQIVAADGTVTEAEVVDNKNGTYEVGYVMRSEGEFSFSLQLYGQPVRGSPFRLRAVKPSDVPQSPDDVKRRVKSPSGGGGHIRQKAVRRPSSMYSSTKKKENPIEDELIYRVGTRGRERGEFSNLQGISASSNGRIVVSDSNNQCIQVFSNDGQFKLKFGVRGRSPGQLQRPTGVTVDPNGDIIVADYDNRWLSIFSADGKFKNKIGAGRLMGPKGVAVDRNGHIITADNKACCVFIFQSNGKLVTKFGARGTSERQFTEKCGANSPLEQKFSRSGPAFSPHFVTVNSKNEIIVTDFHNHSVKVYNADGEFLFKFGSHGEGNGQFNAPTGVAVDTNGNIIVADWGNSRIQVFDSSGSFLSYINTTADPLYGPQGLALTSDGHVVVADSGNHCFKVYRYLQ; encoded by the exons atgtcGGTGAGCATGGCAAAAAGGGAAAGTGACAGCACCAGCCCAGTGGTTcgacagatagacaaacagttTCTGGTCTGCAGTATCTGCCTGGAGCGTTACCATAACCCCAAAGTCCTGCCCTGTCTGCACACCTTCTGTGAGAG ATGTCTACAGAATTACATCCCTCCCCAGTCCCTGACCCTGTCATGCCCAGTGTGCAGACAGACCTCCATCCTGCCCGAGAAGGGCGTGGCTGCCTTACAGAATAACTTCTTTATCACTAACCTCATGGAGGTGCTGCAGCGGGAGCCTGAATGTACACAGCCGGAGTCCTGTAGTGTCCTGGAGTCAGTCAGTGCTGCAGCATCAGGGCAGCCCTTATCCTGCCCTAACCACGAAGGAaag GTGATGGAGTTCTACTGCGAGTCATGTGAGACTGCAATGTGCCTGGAGTGCACTgagggagagcacagagagCATGTGACCGTTCCACTTCGGGATGTTCTGGAGCAGCACAAGGCAGCACTGAAAAATCAGCTCGACACTATTCGTAACAG GCTTCCCCAGCTGACTACAGCCATTACTCAGGTGGAAGAGATCTCCAAACAGTTGAttgagaggaagacagaggccGTGACTCAGATCAACAGCACTTTTGAAGAACTGGAGCGCGCACTCCATCAGCGAAAGACAGCTCTCATTACCGACCTGGAGAATATCTGCTCAGGCAAACAGAAG GTCTTGCGGACACAGCTGGCTGCACTGCAGCAGGGTAAGGAGAACATCCTGAGTAGCTGCACGTTCACTGAGCAGGCCCTGAGTCACGGCAGTGCCACAGAGATCCTGCTGGTTCAGAAACAGATGGGAGAGCGTGTTAGCACACTGGCCAGACATGCGTTTCCTGAACAGCCCCACGAAAACGGACACCTGGAATGTCAGGTGGAGACTGAGGGGCTTCGGCGCTCCATCCAGAACCTGGGAGTTCTCCTGACCACCAGTGCGGTGGGTCACACCAGCGTAGCCACAGGGGAGGGGCTTCGACATGCTGCGGTGGGACAACACaccactgttactgtgacaacCAAG GACAAGAGTGGGGAGCTGGTGAAGACGGGGAACGCCGCGCTGTCTGCGCAGATCGTGGCTGCAGACGGAACAGTGACAGAGGCCGAAGTGGTGGACAACAAGAATGGCACGTACGAGGTGGGTTACGTCATGCGCTCCGAGGGCGAGTTTTCGTTCTCGCTCCAGCTCTATGGGCAACCAGTTAGGGGCAGCCCCTTCCGCCTGCGAGCCGTCAAGCCCTCCGATGTTCCACAGTCGCCCGACGATGTAAAGCGGCGCGTGAAGTCGCccagtgggggaggggggcacatCCGTCAGAAGGCCGTGCGTAGGCCATCCAGCATGTACAGCAGCACTAAGAAGAAAGAGAATCCCATTGAAGACGAGCTCATCTACAGAGTTG GAACCCGAGGACGAGAGAGGGGAGAGTTTTCCAATTTACAGGGCATTTCTGCCTCTAGCAATGGGCGAATCGTGGTGTCTGACAGTAACAACCAGTGTATACAG gtGTTTTCCAATGATGGGCAGTTCAAACTGAAGTTCGGGGTTCGGGGCCGTTCCCCAGGGCAGCTCCAGCGGCCCACGGGGGTGACAGTGGACCCGAACGGGGACATCATCGTAGCTGACTACGACAACAGGTGGCTCAGCATCTTCTCTGCCGATGGGAAGTTTAAG AATAAAATCGGGGCAGGGAGACTGATGGGACCCAAAGGGGTAGCTGTGGACCGTAACGGACACATCATCACTGCCGACAACAAGGCCTGCTGTGTCTTCATCTTCCAGTCCAATGGCAAACTAGTCACCAAGTTTGGGGCCCGAGGAACATCGGAGAGGCAGTTCACAG AGAAATGTGGGGCAAATAGTCCACTGGAGCAGAAGTTTAGCAGATCTGGTCCTGCCTTTA gccCTCATTTCGTGACTGTGAACAGTAAGAATGAAATCATCGTGACAGATTTTCATAATCATTCTGTCAAG gtgtataaTGCTGATGGGGAGTTCCTGTTTAAATTCGGATCACATGGTGAGGGAAACGGGCAGTTTAATGCCCCCACTGGGGTGGCAGTGGACACCAATGGAAATATCATTGTGGCTGACTGGGGTAACAGTCGGATCCAG gTGTTTGATAGTTCCGGTTCCTTCCTGTCTTATATCAACACTACAGCGGACCCTTTGTATGGGCCCCAGGGCCTGGCCCTGACCTCAGATGGCCACGTGGTGGTGGCGGACTCTGGGAACCACTGCTTCAAAGTTTACCGCTACCTGCAGTAG
- the trim3a gene encoding tripartite motif-containing protein 3 isoform X2, whose product MSVSMAKRESDSTSPVVRQIDKQFLVCSICLERYHNPKVLPCLHTFCERCLQNYIPPQSLTLSCPVCRQTSILPEKGVAALQNNFFITNLMEVLQREPECTQPESCSVLESVSAAASGQPLSCPNHEGKVMEFYCESCETAMCLECTEGEHREHVTVPLRDVLEQHKAALKNQLDTIRNRLPQLTTAITQVEEISKQLIERKTEAVTQINSTFEELERALHQRKTALITDLENICSGKQKVLRTQLAALQQGKENILSSCTFTEQALSHGSATEILLVQKQMGERVSTLARHAFPEQPHENGHLECQVETEGLRRSIQNLGVLLTTSAVGHTSVATGEGLRHAAVGQHTTVTVTTKDKSGELVKTGNAALSAQIVAADGTVTEAEVVDNKNGTYESPDDVKRRVKSPSGGGGHIRQKAVRRPSSMYSSTKKKENPIEDELIYRVGTRGRERGEFSNLQGISASSNGRIVVSDSNNQCIQVFSNDGQFKLKFGVRGRSPGQLQRPTGVTVDPNGDIIVADYDNRWLSIFSADGKFKNKIGAGRLMGPKGVAVDRNGHIITADNKACCVFIFQSNGKLVTKFGARGTSERQFTEKCGANSPLEQKFSRSGPAFSPHFVTVNSKNEIIVTDFHNHSVKVYNADGEFLFKFGSHGEGNGQFNAPTGVAVDTNGNIIVADWGNSRIQVFDSSGSFLSYINTTADPLYGPQGLALTSDGHVVVADSGNHCFKVYRYLQ is encoded by the exons atgtcGGTGAGCATGGCAAAAAGGGAAAGTGACAGCACCAGCCCAGTGGTTcgacagatagacaaacagttTCTGGTCTGCAGTATCTGCCTGGAGCGTTACCATAACCCCAAAGTCCTGCCCTGTCTGCACACCTTCTGTGAGAG ATGTCTACAGAATTACATCCCTCCCCAGTCCCTGACCCTGTCATGCCCAGTGTGCAGACAGACCTCCATCCTGCCCGAGAAGGGCGTGGCTGCCTTACAGAATAACTTCTTTATCACTAACCTCATGGAGGTGCTGCAGCGGGAGCCTGAATGTACACAGCCGGAGTCCTGTAGTGTCCTGGAGTCAGTCAGTGCTGCAGCATCAGGGCAGCCCTTATCCTGCCCTAACCACGAAGGAaag GTGATGGAGTTCTACTGCGAGTCATGTGAGACTGCAATGTGCCTGGAGTGCACTgagggagagcacagagagCATGTGACCGTTCCACTTCGGGATGTTCTGGAGCAGCACAAGGCAGCACTGAAAAATCAGCTCGACACTATTCGTAACAG GCTTCCCCAGCTGACTACAGCCATTACTCAGGTGGAAGAGATCTCCAAACAGTTGAttgagaggaagacagaggccGTGACTCAGATCAACAGCACTTTTGAAGAACTGGAGCGCGCACTCCATCAGCGAAAGACAGCTCTCATTACCGACCTGGAGAATATCTGCTCAGGCAAACAGAAG GTCTTGCGGACACAGCTGGCTGCACTGCAGCAGGGTAAGGAGAACATCCTGAGTAGCTGCACGTTCACTGAGCAGGCCCTGAGTCACGGCAGTGCCACAGAGATCCTGCTGGTTCAGAAACAGATGGGAGAGCGTGTTAGCACACTGGCCAGACATGCGTTTCCTGAACAGCCCCACGAAAACGGACACCTGGAATGTCAGGTGGAGACTGAGGGGCTTCGGCGCTCCATCCAGAACCTGGGAGTTCTCCTGACCACCAGTGCGGTGGGTCACACCAGCGTAGCCACAGGGGAGGGGCTTCGACATGCTGCGGTGGGACAACACaccactgttactgtgacaacCAAG GACAAGAGTGGGGAGCTGGTGAAGACGGGGAACGCCGCGCTGTCTGCGCAGATCGTGGCTGCAGACGGAACAGTGACAGAGGCCGAAGTGGTGGACAACAAGAATGGCACGTACGAG TCGCCCGACGATGTAAAGCGGCGCGTGAAGTCGCccagtgggggaggggggcacatCCGTCAGAAGGCCGTGCGTAGGCCATCCAGCATGTACAGCAGCACTAAGAAGAAAGAGAATCCCATTGAAGACGAGCTCATCTACAGAGTTG GAACCCGAGGACGAGAGAGGGGAGAGTTTTCCAATTTACAGGGCATTTCTGCCTCTAGCAATGGGCGAATCGTGGTGTCTGACAGTAACAACCAGTGTATACAG gtGTTTTCCAATGATGGGCAGTTCAAACTGAAGTTCGGGGTTCGGGGCCGTTCCCCAGGGCAGCTCCAGCGGCCCACGGGGGTGACAGTGGACCCGAACGGGGACATCATCGTAGCTGACTACGACAACAGGTGGCTCAGCATCTTCTCTGCCGATGGGAAGTTTAAG AATAAAATCGGGGCAGGGAGACTGATGGGACCCAAAGGGGTAGCTGTGGACCGTAACGGACACATCATCACTGCCGACAACAAGGCCTGCTGTGTCTTCATCTTCCAGTCCAATGGCAAACTAGTCACCAAGTTTGGGGCCCGAGGAACATCGGAGAGGCAGTTCACAG AGAAATGTGGGGCAAATAGTCCACTGGAGCAGAAGTTTAGCAGATCTGGTCCTGCCTTTA gccCTCATTTCGTGACTGTGAACAGTAAGAATGAAATCATCGTGACAGATTTTCATAATCATTCTGTCAAG gtgtataaTGCTGATGGGGAGTTCCTGTTTAAATTCGGATCACATGGTGAGGGAAACGGGCAGTTTAATGCCCCCACTGGGGTGGCAGTGGACACCAATGGAAATATCATTGTGGCTGACTGGGGTAACAGTCGGATCCAG gTGTTTGATAGTTCCGGTTCCTTCCTGTCTTATATCAACACTACAGCGGACCCTTTGTATGGGCCCCAGGGCCTGGCCCTGACCTCAGATGGCCACGTGGTGGTGGCGGACTCTGGGAACCACTGCTTCAAAGTTTACCGCTACCTGCAGTAG